One genomic region from Rhodothermales bacterium encodes:
- a CDS encoding aldo/keto reductase, translating to MEYRRFGRTNWQVSEIGYGMWGMGGWTGSDDDASMQALHRAVALGCNFFDTAWGYGEGHSEGLLGALVRAHPDKKLYTATKLPPKNFAWPSRRGFTLDDCFPPDHIEAYTHNSLKNAGLESFDLMQFHVWEDAWADDDRWMGKVADLKRQGLFKAIGISLNRWEPWNGVRAVETGAIDAVQVIYNIFDQNPEDALFPACEKHDVAVIARVPFDEGTLTGTLTKASTWPADDWRSTYFVPENLIPSVEHADALRPLIPPGMTMPEMALRFILNNPAVSTIIPGMRQIRNVEANIAASDAGPLPAALFTTLRAHRWDREPTEWSQ from the coding sequence ATGGAATACAGGCGATTCGGGCGAACGAACTGGCAGGTCAGTGAGATTGGCTACGGGATGTGGGGGATGGGCGGATGGACGGGGTCCGACGACGACGCGTCGATGCAGGCACTCCACCGCGCCGTCGCCCTCGGTTGCAATTTCTTCGACACCGCGTGGGGGTATGGCGAGGGCCACAGCGAAGGGCTGTTGGGCGCCCTGGTGCGTGCGCATCCTGACAAGAAACTCTACACGGCCACCAAGCTCCCGCCCAAAAACTTTGCCTGGCCCAGCCGGCGCGGCTTTACACTGGACGACTGCTTTCCGCCCGACCACATCGAGGCCTACACCCACAACTCGCTCAAAAACGCCGGCCTGGAATCGTTCGACCTCATGCAGTTTCACGTCTGGGAAGATGCCTGGGCAGACGACGACCGGTGGATGGGGAAGGTGGCGGACCTGAAACGCCAGGGCCTCTTCAAGGCGATCGGCATCAGCCTGAACCGGTGGGAGCCATGGAACGGCGTCCGCGCCGTGGAGACCGGCGCCATCGACGCCGTGCAGGTGATCTACAACATCTTCGACCAGAATCCCGAGGACGCCCTCTTCCCCGCCTGCGAGAAACACGACGTGGCCGTCATCGCCCGCGTCCCGTTCGACGAGGGTACCCTCACCGGCACCCTCACGAAGGCCTCCACCTGGCCGGCCGACGACTGGCGGAGCACCTATTTCGTTCCGGAGAACCTGATACCGAGCGTCGAACATGCCGATGCGCTTCGGCCACTTATCCCCCCGGGTATGACCATGCCCGAGATGGCTCTCCGCTTCATCCTGAATAACCCCGCGGTGAGCACCATCATCCCCGGGATGCGCCAGATCCGGAATGTCGAAGCCAACA